DNA sequence from the Chryseobacterium turcicum genome:
GAGCGCCAATATTGATGACGGAAAACTTTTCACAAGCAACATTATCCATACCACAAAACCGGTCTTGTGGGATGAACATTCTGATTACAACAAAAAAAATCTACCTAAAAACATTGTTGATGACCTCATCCACTCCAATACAGCTTCATTTTTGGTCATAAAAGAAGGAAAATTACTTCATGAGCAATATTGGAACGGCTATAATGAGCTTTCAAAAACCAATTCTTTTTCGATGGCAAAAGCGGTTACCGTTATGCTTTTTGGAAAAGCTTTGGAAGAAGGTAAAATTAAAAGTATTGACACTCCTTTTTCTGAATTTTATGATGAGTTTAAAAATAAACCTTTAGGTAAAGAGGTAAGTTTAAAGCATCTGGCCCAAATGGAATCTGGCCTAAACTGGGATGAAAATTATAAAAATCCTTTTCTCCCAAATGCTCGGGCGTATTATGGAACAAGTTTGATGAAAGCTACCTTTTCGAGAACATTTAAAGAAAAGCCAGGTGAAAAATTTGAGTACCAAAGCGGCTCTACTCAGCTTTTAGGATTTGCAGTAAAAAAAGCAGTCAACCAATCTTTATCAAGCTATTTATCTGAAAAATTCTGGATTCCGTTGGGTATGGAGCAAAATGCCGATTGGAGTGTTGACCAAAGCGGAATGGAAAAAACATATTGCTGCATTCACTCTAATGCAAGAGATCTTGCAAAACTCGGACAGCTATTTTTAAATGATGGAAAAGTAGGGAATCAACAAATTTTAAATTTAGATTTTATCGAACAGATGAGAACACCAACTGAAAAATCTGATGAAATCTACGGAATGGGACTTTGGATTAACAATGATAATCCTATAAAACATTATTATTTCCTGGGGCTTCAAGGTCAATATATCATTATTATTCCTGAGCACAAAATGGTCATTGTAAGAACCGGAAGCTACAATAACCTTCCTAAAACTGACAGGGGAAGACCCGACCAGGTGAAGTTTTTAGTGAATGAAACGGTAAAAGTATTTGCTTAAATTAAGGTTGAAATTGAGGTTGATTTTTTTTAACCTTAATTTTTTAATGAAATCTAAAATTGGCTTCGGGAAGGGTATTATTTTTTAGAAAAGCTTCGTATTCAGGCGACATTTGAGCACGTCCCCAAGTATTTTGTCCACTCATGCTTCCGAGACGCACTTTATCTTTCCCGTATTTTTTATTCATAGCATCCATTGCTTTCATCACAGGCAAATGCTGGTTTTGGGTGTCTTCTTCAAACAAACTAATTAATCTTTGGTCTTCCGGAACAAAATCATTGACGATAACACCCGCTTTTTTATAATGAAAACCTTCTTCAAAAATAGATTCAAATAATTCATTTACTACTCTACCAATAAGAATCGATGAATTAGTAGGATTGGGAAGAATCTGAGTTCTTGCATTTCGATATTCCGGCAAATCTTTTCTAAAACGGTTGGTTTGCACAAAAACAGTGACCATTTTGCAGCAGGTATTTTGCTTTCTTAATCTTTCCGAACAATACATCCCGAAAGTTTCTACACGTTCTCTCACCTCATCTTTTTTAGTGAGCATTTGCATAAAACTTCTCGTCACCGCTATCGATTTTTTAGGAGATGGGGTATCCAATTCTAATTGACGAATTCCTTTTAGCTCATTCATCATTCGTACCCCATGAATTCCCATCACTTTGCGAACCCACATTTCAGGTTTTTGAAGTAGATCCCAAGCTTTATACACCCCGCTATCATGCATTGTCACAGCAAGTCGCCTTCCTATTCCCCAAACATCTCCGATATTAAGCCATTTTAAAGCTTTCTCAATTTTTTCCGGAGTGTCTAAAATATAAACTCCATCGTTAAATTTTTCAGGAAAATCTTTTACAATTCTATTGGCCACTTTACACAAAGTCTTTGTAGGTGCGACACCAATGCTTACAGGGATATTTTCCTTATCCTGAATTTCATTTTTAATGTTAACACAATAATCATGCGTGTCAATATATTTAAAACTTGTCAGGTCTAAAAATAATTCATCGATAGAATATACTTCAAAATCAGTTTTATCAACATAAGAAGTAGCAATCTCAATAACTCTTTGACTCTTAAAATTATACAATTCAAATTTTGCAGAAAAAACTTTTACATCATGCTGTTTAAATAGTTCTTTATACTTAAATGCAGGAGCCGCCATCGGAATTCCCAACTTTTTCGCTTCCCGACTTCGAGACACCACACATCCGTCGTTGTTGGAAAGCACCACAACGGGTTTGTTTTCAAGCGTAGAATCTAAAGTTCTTTCGCACGAAACAAAAAAATTATTGCAATCTACTAAAGCGTACATGAAGTGAAAAATGTCAGTTTGAAAGTACAAATCTACTACTTTTAAAACAGAGTTTTAAATTTAAAAACAACTTTAATACCACAAACAAATAACTGATTACCAAATAATTAAAAGCTTAAAACACGTCACATTTTGTCGCAACAAAGTATTAATCAGGGCTTACAGAATGTTTATATTTTTATTGACCTATCCCTTTAATTAATATTGAATAACAGCCATTACTAAGTGGTTCTCTAACAGAACCCTTCGACAAGCTCAGGGTGACATCTCTTATGCTAACTGGAAAACTTATACATTGTCAGGCTGAGCCTGTCGAAGCCTTTATTAGTAAAAGGGATAAGTCAATATTTTTATTTTAAAAATGATTCTATTTTCATCTCCAACACGTCACGTTTTGGCGTATCTCGCATCTATATTTGCTTATAAAAGAAATTAAAAATCATGGATAAAGTAACATTACAGAGAATCGAAAAACTACATCCTTTTGTAAGAGAGGAAGTAAAACAAATTATTAAAGAATGTGATGAAGCATTAACCGGAAAAGCGAAAATCAGAATTACCCAGGGACTGCGAAGTTTTGAGGAACAAGAAAAATTATACGCCATTGGAAGAATTACAAATGCAAAAAAAGTAACCAATGCCAAAGCGGGGCAAAGCATTCACAATTACGGATTGGCAGTAGATATTTGCTTAATCATCGACGGAAAAACTGCAAGTTGGGATACCGCAAAAGATTGGGATAATGATGCTGTTGCCGATTGGTACGAATGTGTGAAAATTTTCGCAAAACATGGTTGGGATTGGGGCGGAAACTGGAAAACATTCAAAGACCTCCCCCACTTTGAAAAGAAGAATTTCCCGACTAAAAAAGGTTTGTCAAGAACAAGTTGGAGAGCGCTAGCTAAGCTTAAAAGAGATGAGGAAAATTACATCATTTTTTAACGTTTTATTTTTGAAAATAATTATAACACGTCAAGTTCTGTCGCCTCCGATTCTTATCTTTACTATACCAAAATAACAGTAGAAACAATGAAAAAGACAACCTTACTTTCTTTAGACGGAGGCGGAATAAGAGGCATTATTACCTGTATTATTTTACGCTACATAGAAGAGCAATTGCAGATTCATGATAAACCCAGCGCAAAATTGGGAGATTATTTTGATTTGGTTGCAGGAAGCAGCACCGGAGCATTGATTGCAGCGATTATTTTGTGTCCTGACGAGCATAGAAATGCAAAATATTCCATTCAGAAAGGTTTGGAATTATACTCTGAAAGAGGAGGCGATATCTTCCAGGTTTCTTTTTGGGAAAAACTGGTGAATCCGTTTGGATTGATGAATGAAAAAATTTCTCAGGAAGCTTTAGAAAAAAACCTCAACGACTTTTTTGGAAATTTAGAATTAAAAGAACTGATAAAACCATGTTTAATAACAAGTTATGACATAGAAAATCGAAGAGCGAAGCTTTTCAATTCTTGGAAAGCACATTTAAGTACAGATAATTTTTATGTAAAAGATGTCTGCAGAGCGACTTCAGCAGCGCCAACTTATTTTACTCCGGTTCAGATAAAATCGATGTACGGGCAGATTTTCAGTTTAATTGATGGCGGAATGTTTGCTAATAATCCTGCACTTTGCGCTTATGCGGAAGCCAGAAAAATTCCTTTTGCTGAAATTTTGAAAAATCATCAAAAAACCAATCATCCTACAGTCAACGATATGATTATTATTTCTATAGGAACCGGAATTGAATCTAAAAGTTATTCATTTAAAAAGATGGAAAAAGCCGGAAAAATCGGTTGGGTAACTCCTATTATTGATATTTTGATGTCTGCCAATGCAGAAACCGTAGATTATCAACTTTGTCAGATGTTTCAGACTTTAGGACAGAGAAATCAGAAGAATTATTACAGAATCAATCCGTCTTTGAAAAATGCTTCTCCTGCGATGGATAATGTAAGAAGGTCTAATATTGAAAATTTAATTCAGGCAGGATTGAGTTATATTGACGATAACAGAGAAATTTTAAATCAAATTGTGCAGAAATTAATTAAAAACAAAATATAAGCTTAAAAACTTATAATTGATAAATATAAGCTAAATTGATTATATTTAAAAATAATTAACAAAATGAAAGCAGTTTTAGTATCCCTCTTCCTAAGCCTATTATTTTTCATTCTTAGTGGTGTTGTTATATATCTTGTATTAGATGATTTTAATCCCTCGGTTACAGAAGAAGGATTCCGATATATGCCTATTCAAAATGTTTTTAATTCATTAATTATTGCTTTTCCCGCTACAATTCTATGGTTTATCATTATCCTAAAATATTTGAAAAGAAAACTATAATTTTCTAAACTTTTCAAAAAACACGTCAAGTTTTGTCGCTCTTCACCATTACTTTTGTAATATAAACAAAGACACAAAAACAAATCTAAAAAACTTTTAATATCCATTTGAATTCGACATTAAGTAATGCTGAACAGCCAAAAAAATGTTCAAAATTAACCTCATCTTTAAAAACACAAAACATGGAAACACCCAATCATCATTTAGATACAATTCCCGGTAAAGACCTTTTTACTATTGAATGGAGCGATATCGAAAACGTAGAAATAGACTACGAAAATTACCTCGATGACATTGAAGATTTCTTCAGAAAAGATTTTGAAAATGACATTCTGGAAGAAGAGCTTGAAAACTATTAAATAGTTGATCGTTTTTAGTTGATGGTTGACAGATTGAATTTCAATACTTAAATAAGTATCATCCGTTAATTATTCATCATTTTTTTTAGGGTTTGAAAATTATGTTATAAATATTTCCAAATCCTGAAAAGATATTCTCCAACGCTTTTTCAAGAGTTTGCCAAGAGGCTTAATCTTTTGCACGAAGCCATTCATACTTTATTTTTCGCCAAAGAATTTCAATAGAATTAAGATGTGGACTATATTTTGGAAGATAAAAAATTTCAATATCTAACTTCTTCCATTTTGAAATTTGGGCTTTAAATTCCTTAGAATGATGTATCCGTGCATTATCTAAACAAATAACAGTCTTCTTTGTGATTGTTTTTGAAAATTCATCAATGGCCTGAATTACAAAATCAGAAGTTATTTTTCCAATATGATGACGCTGAAAAAGATTATTATTCTTAGACATCATCCCAAAAACATTGATTCTTTTACTGTGCCTGGGTATAATTTTTACATTTACATTTTTTTGTTGCCAATGGTAAGAAATGGAGGGAGTTAAAGAAAATCCGCTCTCATCAGCAAAGTATACATCCAAATAATCATCTTTCGTCAGACTCATTAAACTCTTCAATTGCTCTGCTTTCAATAGATATTCTTCTTGATTTTGTAGAGGTTTGAGCCAACATCGTATTCTTTTCCAGACATAATCTTTTTTTTAGAAAGATTTTTAGCATTCTTTCTGTAACACGTTCTGAAAGATTTTCATTGATAAAACAGGTCGTTTCTTTCACAGAATCTCCCTGATCTATTTTATCCAAAATACATTTTTCTTC
Encoded proteins:
- a CDS encoding IS630 family transposase: MRCWLKPLQNQEEYLLKAEQLKSLMSLTKDDYLDVYFADESGFSLTPSISYHWQQKNVNVKIIPRHSKRINVFGMMSKNNNLFQRHHIGKITSDFVIQAIDEFSKTITKKTVICLDNARIHHSKEFKAQISKWKKLDIEIFYLPKYSPHLNSIEILWRKIKYEWLRAKD
- a CDS encoding serine hydrolase domain-containing protein; translated protein: MIVIIYLMAFLAAVAVLFYLFGYAYIFNGISKTYLRGKSSANIDDGKLFTSNIIHTTKPVLWDEHSDYNKKNLPKNIVDDLIHSNTASFLVIKEGKLLHEQYWNGYNELSKTNSFSMAKAVTVMLFGKALEEGKIKSIDTPFSEFYDEFKNKPLGKEVSLKHLAQMESGLNWDENYKNPFLPNARAYYGTSLMKATFSRTFKEKPGEKFEYQSGSTQLLGFAVKKAVNQSLSSYLSEKFWIPLGMEQNADWSVDQSGMEKTYCCIHSNARDLAKLGQLFLNDGKVGNQQILNLDFIEQMRTPTEKSDEIYGMGLWINNDNPIKHYYFLGLQGQYIIIIPEHKMVIVRTGSYNNLPKTDRGRPDQVKFLVNETVKVFA
- a CDS encoding M15 family metallopeptidase, producing the protein MDKVTLQRIEKLHPFVREEVKQIIKECDEALTGKAKIRITQGLRSFEEQEKLYAIGRITNAKKVTNAKAGQSIHNYGLAVDICLIIDGKTASWDTAKDWDNDAVADWYECVKIFAKHGWDWGGNWKTFKDLPHFEKKNFPTKKGLSRTSWRALAKLKRDEENYIIF
- a CDS encoding Y-family DNA polymerase; its protein translation is MYALVDCNNFFVSCERTLDSTLENKPVVVLSNNDGCVVSRSREAKKLGIPMAAPAFKYKELFKQHDVKVFSAKFELYNFKSQRVIEIATSYVDKTDFEVYSIDELFLDLTSFKYIDTHDYCVNIKNEIQDKENIPVSIGVAPTKTLCKVANRIVKDFPEKFNDGVYILDTPEKIEKALKWLNIGDVWGIGRRLAVTMHDSGVYKAWDLLQKPEMWVRKVMGIHGVRMMNELKGIRQLELDTPSPKKSIAVTRSFMQMLTKKDEVRERVETFGMYCSERLRKQNTCCKMVTVFVQTNRFRKDLPEYRNARTQILPNPTNSSILIGRVVNELFESIFEEGFHYKKAGVIVNDFVPEDQRLISLFEEDTQNQHLPVMKAMDAMNKKYGKDKVRLGSMSGQNTWGRAQMSPEYEAFLKNNTLPEANFRFH
- a CDS encoding patatin-like phospholipase family protein encodes the protein MKKTTLLSLDGGGIRGIITCIILRYIEEQLQIHDKPSAKLGDYFDLVAGSSTGALIAAIILCPDEHRNAKYSIQKGLELYSERGGDIFQVSFWEKLVNPFGLMNEKISQEALEKNLNDFFGNLELKELIKPCLITSYDIENRRAKLFNSWKAHLSTDNFYVKDVCRATSAAPTYFTPVQIKSMYGQIFSLIDGGMFANNPALCAYAEARKIPFAEILKNHQKTNHPTVNDMIIISIGTGIESKSYSFKKMEKAGKIGWVTPIIDILMSANAETVDYQLCQMFQTLGQRNQKNYYRINPSLKNASPAMDNVRRSNIENLIQAGLSYIDDNREILNQIVQKLIKNKI
- a CDS encoding helix-turn-helix domain-containing protein; the protein is ATLKMMSSHHPNSFVRDRAKSLIMNHNGIRAKQISDIFSVQIRAVYSWIKSYEDKGFIGLYTKKGQGRINVFSSFSSEEEKCILDKIDQGDSVKETTCFINENLSERVTERMLKIFLKKRLCLEKNTMLAQTSTKSRRISIESRAIEEFNESDER